ACCAATAAAGCGGGAAAGATCGTAATCGATACGACTGTCCCGAAGGTGGATGTGACCCCGGATATGACTATTTTCTCCCCCAACGGGGACGGCGCTAAGGAGAAGATCGTGTTCGCCCTCAAGGGACAGAACCTCCAGACCGGCGATAAGATTACGGTCGAAATATGGAACACTTACGGGATGACGATAAAGAAGTACGATTATACCTCCCAAGTGCCGGATAAGATTGTCTGGGACGGGGTCGGCGACGACGGTAAACCCGCTCCCGAGGGAGATTACACGTTTATCCTGACCGCATCGGATATCGCGGGTAACCGGTCGATATCCAAGGTCGGCCAGTTCAAACTGGTACGCGCGATCCAGACGGCCGCGCTCAAGCCGAACCGTGACGGATTCTCCCCCAACGGAGACGGATGGATGGACGACGTGACCTTCAAGCCGTCGGTATCGGACGCCGCCGGGATGCTGAATTGGACGTTCCGTATCATTTCCCCCGACGGGAAGCCGGTGATGAAGTACGACGGGACGGGCGACCTTCCGCAGGAACTGTCATGGGACGGACGCGACTCCTCGGGGAAAACCGCGCCTAACGGCGAATATTCCTGCGAGCTCCAGATATTCTACGACAGCGGCAACCATCCGGTCAGCCAGAAACAGACGGTGAAATTGGATACGGTCGCGCCCCAGATTAAAATTGAGATACCCAAACCTATCATTCAGGCGAACGATAAAGGTCAGATAGACCCGGTGGAGATTCTCCTCTCTGACGTGAAGGGCGACCCGACCGATACCTACCGGGTAAAGATTGTCGATTCGCAGGAGAGTCTGGTTAAGTACGACAAGTTCACGAAGGATATGTACGATAACGGCGACCCCGCCGAACCGGGCAATCCCGATAAGTATAAAAAGTATCTCTGGGCGGGGCGCGGAAACGATCTCAAACCGGTGCCCGACGGTAAATACAGCTTCATAATAGAAAGCTACGACGACCTCGGCAACAGCGCGGTATTTACTGCGGCCAAGCCGATCATCGTCAAGGCGGGATTCGAGACGGTCACCGCGCAGGCGGACACGGTCGCGATTTCCCCGCAGGGTGGCGGCAACAGCCAGAGCGCCAATTTCAAGTTCAACATATCCGATACCAAATGGCTCTCCCAGTTCTCGTTCATTATCAAGGATGAGGCGGGTAATGTAGTTAAAAAGGTTTCAAACCCGAAGTTCTTTATGGACTATACTTGGGACGGAAAGGACGATAGCGGGAAATATGTGCCGGACGGGGTATATACCTATGTCGCGGTCGCGGATTTCGCGGAGGTCGAGCAGAAGACCAACTCGATAGAACGCAAGATTTCGGTCGATAACGACCCGCCGAAAATCGAGCTGGCGCCGGGGCAGGATTATACCTATCTCGCGTTCTCGCCGAATAACGACGGCGTTAAGGAATCCATCGTCTTCGCGCTGAATATCGCGGGCAATAAGGGCGACCGCGTGTTCGCGTATATCAAGGACGCGAACGGCAACATTATCCGCAAGTTCATCTGGAAGAATATCGAGGATATCCCGTCCGAGCTGAAATGGGACGGGAACGACGATAAGGGCAACCCCGCGCCGCAGGGTAAGTATGCATTGATTATCAACGGCGTCGACGTCGCGGGGAACTCCTCCGAGATGAAGATCGATAATATCAAGCTCGTCCGCGAGTTCGAGAAGCTCGAATTCGTGGTCAAGGATTACTATCTCGCTCCCAACGGGAACGACAAGTATAAAACGCTGACGTTCGGCTCCAAGCTCTCGTCGACAGACGGGTTGGTCGAGGCGAAGATGGTGATTTACGACGAAGTCGGGCGCGCGGTGAAGACCTACAAGATGGATAAGAACAGTTATTCCAATATTTCATGGAACGGCGAGAGCGACTACGGGAACGGGTTCGCGCCGGACGGGGTATACTCCGCGAACGTCACATTCGTGTTCGACAGCGGGAATCAGGCCGCCGGGAAGATACCCAATATCATCCTCGACCGTACCGCCCCGACCCTCAACCTCTGGTCGGTACCGAATTACTTCTCGCCCGACGGGGACGGAAAGGGCGATATCCTCTACCTGAACTTCAACGCCCTCGACAAGAACGGTATCGATAAGTGGGATATGACAATCTATAAAGTCCTGACGCTGTACCAGAAGGATAAGAGCTATACCGACTATATCCCGTTCAAGAGCTACGCCGGCAAGGTCTCGACCAACGCCGCGACGATAGCATGGGACGGCAAGAGCGATCGTCCGAACGAAGCGGTCGGTTCGATGCAGGACTTCATGGTGGTGCTGACGGCGGCCGATAAGCTCGGCAACTCCATCGCCATCACAAACCGTTTCGAATCGGGTATCCTCATCAAGCCGACGGCCGACGGGTTTATGATCATCATGGACAGTATTTCATTCGGGTACGACAGCGCCGCGCTGAACCCCAACGATAAGAAGAAACTGGCCATGCTCGCGGATATGTTCAAGAAGCTCATCCAGAATCCGACGAACTACGGTATTACCAACGCGTTCCTGATCGAGATACGCGGGCATACCGACGAACGCGGGCCGGAGAATTATAATATGACTCTTTCGATCAACCGCGCGACCTCGGTGTACGACTACCTGACGAAGGACCTCAACGTGTTCAAGTCGCTGCTGTACTTCAAGGGCGCGGGCGAGAGCGAGCTATTGGTGAAGGATATCCCGAATACGTTGCCGCAGGTGGAGCAGGAACGCCTGCACGCGATTAACCGCAGGGTGGAGTTCTATATCCATATCCTGCCGAAACAACCGCCGAAGAAGAAATAGGTACTGCGTACGGCTAATCCCATTACCAAAGTGGTATACAGTATGGGATGTCAGCCTGCGACGAAGGTGATAAATAATCGATGACGATATTCCCCCCGGTCATACCGAGCCTGTCGAGGTAGGTAACTCCGGGGGGACTTTTTTTCTTTCCGAATTCTATTTCCGTGCACATCCGTTTCCCCCGCGTGCATCCGCGATAAATCGGGCTAAATATACCGACCCCATTTTCGCACGGACTACACGGATAAGCAAAGATTCTCGCGGAGAATATACCCCATTATGAGCGGGGGGGGTAGTTCCGCGCTTAGTACATTTTTCCTATTGACATTCTCTCCCGTTGGGGGTATGATAATCCATCACTCAACGGGAGTTTTCTATGGAACCTTACCAGTCGGTCAAACCTATCACCTACTACGGGAAATCCGATATCGGGGTACTCATCAGTCACGGGTTTACCAGCACCCCTCAGTCGCAGGAATATATGGCGAAACGCTTCGCCGGAGCGGGGTTCCAAGTCGAATGTCCCATCCTTCCCGGGCATTGCACAAAGTGGCAGGACCTCAATAAAGTCCGTTACACCGACTGGATCGAGACCCTGAAAGTATCGCTAGATAAATTGAGAGAGCGCGCGTCATTTATCGCGATGGAGGGTTTGTCATTAGGCGGGTTGCTCGGGCTTTATTTTGCGCAGCATTTTCCCGAGGTCAGAGTGGTAGTAGCGATCAATCACGCGATATGGCTTGGAAATCCTTTTGTTCCGCTATCCCCGTTGCTGAAATATGTTATGCCGTCCACGCCCGCGATCGCGGGGGATATCAAGGATCCGTCCGCGCAGGAATACGCCTATTCGCGTACGCCGATCGGCGGGATCGCCCAGCTATGGAAGCTCAGTAAAATGGTCATACGCGATCACGATAAGATTAATGTGCCCCTCCTGATATTTAAATCCGAAGACGATCATGTCCTGCCGAGGAAGAACGCCGAGTACACCTATGAGCATGCGGCGAGCGCGGTGAAGGAACTCGTATGGCTGAAAAACTCCTATCATGTCGCGACCCTCGATTTCGAGAAGGATCTGATCGCCGATAAAGCCATCGAGTTTATTAAAAACGCCCGTGAACAGGCAGGAAAGTAACAGAAGGCATACTATCCGAAATAAAGGTAAAATGTTCGTCCGGCAGCCGTAAAAGGGGCTTTTTGTAAATGCATCGTTCGAATGTTTGTCATTTTCATCGAATTCCGCTAAAATAAAAATACGAAAACTCTAAGATTTATATTGGGTAACAAGTTAACGGTATGGCATTTTTTTATGAGATTTTTGTTCGTTACTTGATACTTTTCACTTTCAACTTTTTACTGATATAAGGAGGAGCGGATGTCAGGCTATA
This genomic interval from Brevinematales bacterium contains the following:
- a CDS encoding OmpA family protein yields the protein VNFDDTVSEGVGFMNFSWGAVFKNIGKNIYLTNSDPMPGMGIGLGASFYLFKFDAYKMRISADVTVPWAPVDFVAGIGIEQTLFNLFNLRVGYTYNNFGVGPFTFGLGLSGKFGLSQNTDATTDIDLSYAVQMQKFNGADEFMHMVNLSIAWGYYDKEPPALNVRQDYQNISPNNDGIQDNVKFGMTAADNTLLAGWRLEIFDSKKNKIRVFEGVPESKIQSLTIEKFFTQIFSAKKAVDVPAYINWAGVNDIGILGGDGNYTYQLIAWDENGNTATNKAGKIVIDTTVPKVDVTPDMTIFSPNGDGAKEKIVFALKGQNLQTGDKITVEIWNTYGMTIKKYDYTSQVPDKIVWDGVGDDGKPAPEGDYTFILTASDIAGNRSISKVGQFKLVRAIQTAALKPNRDGFSPNGDGWMDDVTFKPSVSDAAGMLNWTFRIISPDGKPVMKYDGTGDLPQELSWDGRDSSGKTAPNGEYSCELQIFYDSGNHPVSQKQTVKLDTVAPQIKIEIPKPIIQANDKGQIDPVEILLSDVKGDPTDTYRVKIVDSQESLVKYDKFTKDMYDNGDPAEPGNPDKYKKYLWAGRGNDLKPVPDGKYSFIIESYDDLGNSAVFTAAKPIIVKAGFETVTAQADTVAISPQGGGNSQSANFKFNISDTKWLSQFSFIIKDEAGNVVKKVSNPKFFMDYTWDGKDDSGKYVPDGVYTYVAVADFAEVEQKTNSIERKISVDNDPPKIELAPGQDYTYLAFSPNNDGVKESIVFALNIAGNKGDRVFAYIKDANGNIIRKFIWKNIEDIPSELKWDGNDDKGNPAPQGKYALIINGVDVAGNSSEMKIDNIKLVREFEKLEFVVKDYYLAPNGNDKYKTLTFGSKLSSTDGLVEAKMVIYDEVGRAVKTYKMDKNSYSNISWNGESDYGNGFAPDGVYSANVTFVFDSGNQAAGKIPNIILDRTAPTLNLWSVPNYFSPDGDGKGDILYLNFNALDKNGIDKWDMTIYKVLTLYQKDKSYTDYIPFKSYAGKVSTNAATIAWDGKSDRPNEAVGSMQDFMVVLTAADKLGNSIAITNRFESGILIKPTADGFMIIMDSISFGYDSAALNPNDKKKLAMLADMFKKLIQNPTNYGITNAFLIEIRGHTDERGPENYNMTLSINRATSVYDYLTKDLNVFKSLLYFKGAGESELLVKDIPNTLPQVEQERLHAINRRVEFYIHILPKQPPKKK
- a CDS encoding lipase; the protein is MEPYQSVKPITYYGKSDIGVLISHGFTSTPQSQEYMAKRFAGAGFQVECPILPGHCTKWQDLNKVRYTDWIETLKVSLDKLRERASFIAMEGLSLGGLLGLYFAQHFPEVRVVVAINHAIWLGNPFVPLSPLLKYVMPSTPAIAGDIKDPSAQEYAYSRTPIGGIAQLWKLSKMVIRDHDKINVPLLIFKSEDDHVLPRKNAEYTYEHAASAVKELVWLKNSYHVATLDFEKDLIADKAIEFIKNAREQAGK